Proteins co-encoded in one Astatotilapia calliptera chromosome 18, fAstCal1.2, whole genome shotgun sequence genomic window:
- the LOC113010322 gene encoding gastrula zinc finger protein XlCGF8.2DB-like, producing MENLKQHMQIHTGEKTHSCSTCWKNFTLKMHLNEHMRIHTGDKPHSCSTCGKRFSLAANLRAHITIHTGEKTYSCSTCGKGFNHKTSLKIHMELHTGEKQYSCSSCGKRFSVAAALRSHIKIHTGEQSNSCITYGKQFSVEGTLRSHIRIHSGEKPYSCSTCGKGFNHKASFKIHMESHTGEKRYSCSTCGKDFSVATTLRSHITVHTGKKKHIVVAHVAKVLVVLSTGKPTSVSTQVRNHIAAVHVGKVLVPSQT from the coding sequence ATGGAAAACTTGAaacaacacatgcaaattcacacaggtgagaagacGCATTCTTGTAGCACCTGTTGGAAAAATTTTActctaaaaatgcatttaaatgaacACATGAGAATTCACACCGGTGACAAGCCTCATTCttgtagcacctgtgggaaaagatttAGTTTAGCAGCAAATTTGAGAGCCCACATAACAATTCATACAGGTGAAAAAACATATTCCTGTAGCACATGTGGGAAAGGATTTAATCACaagacatctttaaaaatacacatggAATTGCATACAGGGGAAAAGCAATATTCCTGTAGCAGCTGTGGGAAACGATTTAGTGTGGCAGCAGCTTTGAGAAGTCACATAAAAATTCATACAGGTGAGCAGTCAAATTCCTGTATTACCTATGGGAAACAATTTAGTGTGGAAGGAACTTTGAGAAGTCATATAAGAATTCATTCAGGTGAGAAGCCATATTCCTGTAGCACATGTGGGAAAGGATTTAATCATAAAGcttcttttaaaatacacatGGAATCACATACAGGTGAAAAAAGATATTCCTGTAGCACATGTGGGAAAGACTTTAGTGTGGCAACAACTTTGAGAAGTCACATAACAGTTcatacaggtaaaaaaaaacacattgttgTAGCACATGTGGCAAAAGTTTTAGTTGTCTTGAGTACTGGAAAGCCTACATCAGTGTCCACGCAGGTGAGAAACCACATTGCTGCAGTACATGTGGGAAAAGTGTTAGTTCCCTCACAAACTTAA